From Sphingobacterium bambusae:
CGAAAAGAAAGATGATACCGAGCTGGCTTTCTTCGCGCAGCAGGACGTGAAGTCTGATCATGAAGGAATTGCCATCTACAAAACCACAGATTCCACTGGTTACATTCTACTCTCCAACCAGCAGAATAACTCTTTTGTGGTGTATCCTCGCGAAGGAAACATCGGAAATGCCAACAGCTATACGAAGCTGGCCGATATTCCGGTGTCGGCAATCGAATGTGATGGCGCCGAAGCAACTAGCTTGAACCTAGGGGGCAAATTTCCAAAAGGAATGCTAGTTGCCATGAGCAATGGTAAGGTGTTCCACTATTACGACTGGAACTTGATTCAAGAACGAATTGATAAAGGCGAAGGTAAATAGCGCCGAAAGCGATGAGCTAACGAACAGCTACATATACAAGTGTCAGAAGAGAACGCAGCGACGAGGAGTCGTTGCGTTTTTTTGTAAAAAATCAAATGGAAGTGAAAATTTTAATTTTTTCAACTGTTATATTGAAAAAAAATAATACCTTGGATTCGTAAAGCGTCAATAATCTCAATATGATACTTTTACTAACTGACATTTATTATTATTATTAGCTGTGGAAAATGAATGCTGTAGATCCTGATAAATTATTATTTAGCAAGTACTATCGATCGCTCTGCTATTTTGCTTGGCAAATGGTGCAAGACGAAAATTTAGCCGAAGACTTAGCGCAGGATGCATTTGTCAGTTATTTCCAAGAACGCGGTCGTATAGCTAGTGATGAGAAAGCGATAAAGGCATTTTTATATGCTGCAATTAAATACGCAGTCTACAACTTGAGCCGTAAGAGCAAAACCGTAGAGAAATTTTGGCAACGAACAGGGTATCAGGAAAGTGATGATATAGATTATGAGCATCAAGTAATTCGAGCAGAATTTATGACCGCTATTCATGCTACCTTATCTACGTTACCGGATGGCTGCCAGAAAATTATGACGATGAGTTACGTTGAGGGTTTTTCGAATGAGGAAATTGCCGAACAGCTTAAAATAAGTATCAATACGATTAAGACTCAAAAGAAAAGGGGACTTCGCGTGTTGCGTTCTAAGTTGAGTTCAGACTATTTCTCGATAGTTTTTGCATTATTCCTAAGTAATTTTTAAAAAAAACAAATTTCTTGTCACCCCGAATCCAACTTTAAGTTTCTTAGCTTAAATTATGGATACTACCCCTTTTGATATAGCGGATATTCTGGTCAAGAAATTCAAAATGATTTCTGTTTCTGAGGAAGAAGCACTCTTTTTGGAGTTTTGGTTGAGTAAAAGTGTTAAAAACCAAGCGCTTTTTAATAAATTGATGCAAGATGGAGCTGATTTTGATTCGTTTTGGTTAGATCAATTAAAAGAAGAAGAAGCGTGGAATAGCGTGCAGCGAAAGCGTCAGCCTAGAAAATACCGATTTAAAATTTTTGCAGCTGCGGCATCTATGGCGGTTTTTCTCGCTTTTGCAAGCTATTGGTTTTTTGTACAATCGCAGGAGGAACAAACCCGACATATTGTTGAAAAGGTGGACGGCAAAGAAAAGCATGATGTGCTGCCAGCTAACCTAGGCGCTAAGATTATTTTGGCCAATGGACGTGAACTTCAAGTGGAAGACACTTTAGATATTGTTTCAGACCATAAATTTACGAAGAGTGCAATCGATGGGGACGAACCTATCGAAAGTAATCAAATGGTCTACCACACCTTACTCGTTCCGGCAGCTAATTTTTTTAAGTTGACACTAGCTGATGGAACTGCCGTGTGGGTGAATTCGAAAAGCGAGTTACGTTTTCCAACAACATTTTCTGGATCCGAACGACGCGTATTTCTGCGTGGCGAGGCCTATTTTGAGGTTGCCAAAAATGCTGAAAAGCCTTTTTACGTGAAAACGGAAGATGCGGAGGTAAAGGTATTGGGTACACATTTTAACGTGTCGACTTATGGAAAAGCTAGCAAAACAAGTTTGGAAGAAGGGCGGGTGGAAGTTTCTAGCAACGATAAAACGGTGTTAGTTTTTCCAGGTCAAAGTGTGCAATGGTCGAATGGTGAACTTAAAGTCAAGCCAACAAATTTACAGAAAGATCTAGCTTGGAAAAACAATGAATTTTATTTCAAGGAAGATAATATCCTCAACATTGCGCATCAATTGAAGCTTTGGTACGATTTGGAGGTATCTATTTCTACTGATGTAGCGTTGGATGCCACTTATTCTGGAGAGATTCGTAGAAACGTACGTCTGTCCGAAGTCTTGCGTATGATGGCCTTTGTTAGCGATCTAGATTTCAAACTGAACAAAAATAAATTATTAATCACAAAAAAATAAAACATGACATAATTGTACCAAAGCATCAAAAAAAAACAGGAGTGTTGCAGCACCCCTGTAAATCACTAAGTTAAATTAAAGAATACTAACCCTTAACCATTAACTCAACTATTCAAATGTATGAATAACTTCTCATTTGACAAAAGGCGTGTGGAAGCGTGGAAGCCGCCTATTGTCTTAATCTACCGGATTATGAAAATTACAACATTCTTATTGTTGGTTTTTATGACTTGTGCCTACGCGGAAGGGACGGCACAGAAAGTTACGCTCTCCTTAAAAAATGCAAAGCTGGAGGATGCTTTTAAAAGGATCTCGGATCAAACGGCCTATAAGTTTCTGTATAGCGACGAAGTCCTGAAAAAATCATCCAGAGTCAACGTAGACATGCGTAACGCGAATGTCCTTGATGTACTCAGGGCTGTTTTGCCGGAGGATCATTTTTCCTTTAAAATTATTGCAGAAACGATATCGGTAACCTATAAAGAAGCAGCGGTTCGTACTTCCTTAGCGGCTGTACAGCAAAGCCGTGTAAGCGGTAAAGTGACCGGCGCCAACGGTACAGCGCTCGCCGGTGTTTCCATTGGTGTAAAAGGTACATCGAGTGGAACGACTACCGACGAAAATGGAAACTACTCGATTGCGGCGAGTGAAGGAAGCATTTTAACATTCCGTTATGTCGGCTACATTGCTAGAGAGGTAACGGTTCGTGTGCAGCAATCGATTAATGTTCAACTAGTATCTGAGGATCAGGCGATAGAAGAAGTCGTTGTAACAGGTATGGGACAACGGGTGGACAAGCGCTTGTTCACAGGTGCAACATCGCAGATATCGGGTGACGCGGCGCAGATAGGCGGACAGATTGATCCGAGCCGCGGGCTAGAAGGTCGAGTGGCCGGTGTGTCGGTGCAGAATGTTACCGGAACCTTCGGTACCGCACCTAAAATTCGCGTCCGCGGAGCGACATCTATTTACGGTAGTTCAAAACCTTTATGGGTGGTGGATGGCGTAATTATTGAAGATGTTGCAGATGTAAATGCAGACGCACTATCCTCCGGTGATGCATTAACATTGATCAGCTCGGCTGTTGCCGGATTGAATGCTCACGATATTGAATCATTTCAGATTTTAAAAGATGGTTCTGCCACTTCCATTTATGGTGCACGCGCTATGGCTGGTGTAATTGTCATCACCACCAAAAAGGGTACTGCCGGACGAAGCTCGCTAAATTATACCGGAGAATATACCACGCGTGCTATCCCACGTTATTCGGAGTTTAACATTATGAATTCGCAAGAGCAAATGTCGGTGTATCAAGATATGTATGAAAAAGGATATATCAGATTTGCTAATTTACCTGTTGCGAGTAATACTGGCGTATATGGTGATTTGTACAGACGTATCCAGAGCGGCGAAATATATAATGACTTGTTTGGCGATAGACATCACGTGAATAATTTTTTAAGAGAAGCAGAATATCGTAATACCGATTGGTTCAGCGAATTGTTTCAACCGAGTCTACAACATAATCACTCGGTGAGCATGTCTTCAGGTACTGAAAAATCACAATATTATAGCTCACTTAGTGCGTTGGTTGATCCGGGTTGGACGAAGCGTAGTGGCGTAAACCGCTACACAGGTAACTTAAATGCTAATTATAATATCTCTGATAAACTAAAGCTGAATATTATCACCAATGGATCTTACCGTAGCCAACAGGCTCCCGGAACATTGGGGCAGTCGACAGATGTAGTTTTTGGAGAGGTAAAGCGCGACTTCGACATTAACCCCTATGCCTATGCAATGAATACGTCACGTACCTTGGATCCTAATGCCTTTTACACACGTAACTATGCCCCCTTCAATATTTTGCATGAGTTAGAGAATAACTACATGGATGTGAATGTAGCCGATTTGCGTTTTCAGGGCGATCTAAAGTGGAAAGTTTTCAGCGGATTGGAGTTGGGCGCATTTGGTTCAGTACGTTATCAGTCTACCTCACAACACCATTATGTGAAAGACTTGTCAAATCAGGCGATGGCGTATAGAGCGGGTATCAGCCCGGAAAATGCGACAATTCGAGACCGAAACCCGTTCTTGTATAAAGATCCAGATGATCCATATGCAAGACCAATTTCGGTGTTGCCCGAAGGCGGTATCTATAACCGTACGGACTATACCATGTTCGAACAATTGTTCCGTTTTACCGCCCAGTTTAACAAAACGTTCAATCAAAACCATATCGTAAGTGCGTTTGCGGGTTCAGAGATTACGGCGTCGGACAGAAATAACACTTGGTTTCGTGGCTGGGGACTGCAATACGAACTTGGAGAAAGCCCATTTACAGATTACAGGGTTTTCAAAAGAGGTCAGGAAGAGAACACGCCGTATTACTCCGTTAATAGAAATTCTTCCAATGATCCCTCAAGTATCCGCTATAAACAAGCAGCTTTCTTTACAAACTTGACCTACTCTTTCGCAGGAAAATATACCTTGAACGGAACATTCCGTTACGAGGGAGCAAACAAATTGGGAGAGGCGACTTCCGCACGTTGGATGCCTAGTTACAATATTGCTGGTGCTTGGAATGTGCACGAGGAGGATTTTTTCCAGAGCTTATCACCGGCGCTATCTCATTTGATGCTGAAAGCATCTTACAGCCTAACTGGAGATAGAGGTCCATCAAATGTTACCAATTCTTTCGCTGTGTATGGCTCGTATACCCCTTGGCGTCCGACTGCTGGAGATTCGGAGTCGGGATTGCAGATTCTGGATCTTGCCAACAGTGAGCTAACCTATGAAAAAAAGCATGAGCTCAATATCGGTACCTCAGTTGGATTTTTGGATAATCGCATCAACTTGGAGTTTGATTGGTTTACGCGTAATAACTTTGATCTTATTGGTTTCGTAAATACGCAAGGTTTGGGGGGCACGATTTCCAAAATGGGAAATGTCGCAGATATGAAATCCAATGGCGCAGAGCTTAGCTTAACGGGCAATATCCTAAGAGACGGCCCATTTAAGTGGACATCTGGTTTGATATATTCTAATGTCAAAACAGAGGTAACGCGTTTGGATACCCGCAGCCGTGTTATTGATTTGATAACTGGATCTGGATTTGCAGTAGAGGGCGGCCCAGTTCGTGGATTGTATTCCGTTCCTTTTTCTCATTTGAACGATGAAGGACTACCTGTGTTTGTTGGTCCAGATAACGAAGAGACCATTACGGGGATCTATTTTCAGGAGCGTGATCGGTTAGATTATTTACAGTACGAAGGTTCTATTGATCCTATACATACCGGCGGTTGGAATAACACATTTAACTACAAAAACTTTAGTCTTAATGTTTTTGTGACCGGTTCCTTTGGAAATGTAGTGCGATTGAATCCTGTGTTTAAGCACGAGTACAATGACTTAACGGCTTCTACGAAAGAATTTGCAGACCGTTGGATGATTGCAGGCGATGAAGATCGTACTAACATCCCTAGTATTGCTACAGTGGGACAGAATCGTGCCTACAGCAATAACCTGCAATATGCCTACAATACGTACAACTATTCGTCAGTAAGGACTGCTAAAGGAGATTTTATAAGATTGCGAGATGTTTCCTTAACATATGATCTTCCTAAAGCTTGGTTGAGCGCATGGAATGTCAATTCTTTGGGGCTTCGATTGAATGCATCTAACGTATTTCTAATCTATGCCGATAAGAAGTTAAATGGACAAGATCCTGAATTTGTAAATGCGGGAGGGGTCGCTGCTCCGTTAGCTAGACAATACACCTTAACGCTACGCTTGGGATTGTAATGGAAATTTTAAGATACCTTGAAATGAAAAGAACAAATAAATTATATATAGCCTTGGCCCTGGTTTGTGGCCTTAGTTTTTCCTCATGCAATAAATTTTTAGATGAGTTGCCTGATAACCGCGCAACCTTGGATACGGAAGATAAAATCGACAAGATGTTGGTGTCTGCATATCCGAGTACCGCCTATTTGGTAACGGCAGAGTTTTCATCGGATAATGTTGATGATTATGGGGTTAATAACCCGTATAGTGAGCGGGATTTGGAGCAATTGTTCCGTTGGAACGATGTGACCGAAGAGACGAACGACAGCCCAAAAAGGGTCTGGGAAGCCTGTTATAGTGCAATTGCGAGTGCTAATGCTGCATTGGACGCGATTCAAGAGAAAGGCAATCCAACAAGTTTAAATCCGCAACGCGGAGAAGCACTGGCGGCACGTGCCAACGCCCATTTTATTTTGGTGAATCTTTTCGCTCAGCATTATCATAAGGATCATGCTGCAACGGATTTGGGCGTAACCTACATGATGACCTCGGAAGTTGAACTCGATCCTAAATACGAGCGCAACACGGTTCAACAGGTGTATGACTATATGTTGCAGGATTTACAAGAAGCAATTCCTTTGATCGACGATTCTTCTTATGGATCAACACCGAAATACCATATGAATACGCGCGCGGCCAATGCACTGGCTGCACGGATTGCTCTGTATATGCAAGACTGGGAGAAAGCAGTTAGTTATGCCAACGCTGCTATTGGAGTTAATCCGGCTAGTATCATGCGGAATAATGATGAAATCTCAGCCAATGCTGTAGGTGGTGTAACTGATGCTGCAATTTATTATAATCGCAGTTCAATCAATGCCAACCTTATGCTAGCTACAGCCGGAACAAACCATGGTTTGTACTTCGGTGCATATTATACGGGGTCACGCTTTGCACATGGTAATCTGATCGCCAGTACAGAAACTTTGTTGGCTAACGCTCCATTCGGTAGACGGGCGTCAAATGGCTTCAAACCAAGGGTTTTTGTGTATTCCGGAACAAATTTAGATAAATCACTGCTACCACGTGTTTCCTACATGTTCGAGTATACGGATGTAGTTGCCGGGATCGGTTATCGTCGCGGGGCCTATGCGCCATTTACCACAGAAGAGACCATGTTAGTACGTGCAGAAGCCTTGATTCATTTAAGGCGCTATGATGAAGCCGTTGTAGACATGAAAAGATGGATAGACAATACCTTGGTAAGTCCACCGGCAACGTTTACTGTAGAGGGGATCAACACCTGGGCCAACGGGATGGAATACTTTACCGCTCAACAACCAACACCAAAGAAAAGACTTGATCCGACGATGATTCCTTATGAAAGCGGTACGCAAGAAAATATGTTACATGCACTGCTTTTCATACGTCGCTTCGAGACAATGCACATGGGCTTACGCTGGTTTGATGTTAAACGTTACGGTATAGAGATTGAGCGCCGTTTAGTAACCTCAGGAACAACAATCGCCGCTGTTGAAACGGATACAAAATTGACTGTCCGAGATAAGAGACAGGCTTTGCAACTGCCCTTGGATGTAATCACTGCTGGCCTAACACCTAATCCTAGATAACATGAAATTAACTATGAAATTATATTCAATACTGCTTTTATCTTCACTTTCATTGTTTTCCTGCTCGGAGGACGCTTTGGAAACAGAAAGTGTCTTCGTTGATAAAACGGTCGATAAGAACGATCTGGATAACTATATAGAGAACACTTTTACAAAAGACTATAATATAGCGATCGTTTATAAGTTTGTGGAAGCCGAGTCGGATTTGAACTACAATTTAAGCCCTGCAGATTATGAAAGTTCTGTCCGCATGACCAAGCTACTTTATCACCTAGGCATTGAGCCTTATGACAAGGTTACTGGGAGTAAAGCGTTCATTAACTCGTATTTTCCGAAGCTTTTAAATTATATTGGCTCACCGGCATATCGGAACAACGGAACATTTGTTTTGGGTACAGCTGAGGGAGGGACAAAAATCACGCTGTATGCATTGAACAGTTTGGACGAGTCGTCTGCAGCCGACCCAGATTTTCTGAATGATTTCTATTTCCATACCATGCATCATGAGTTTGCCCATATTCTACACCAAACCAGAGACTATCCATCTGCCTTTAACCAAATAATAGGGGCGGGATATGTAGCAGATTCTTGGAGTGATATCTACGATGATCGGCAGGATTTAGCGACCGTTATCTCAGAGGGTTTTATTTCTGCTTACGCATCTAAAGAAGCGAATGAAGATTTTGTAGAGACCTATTCATTTTACATTACATTATCTCCTGCCCAATGGGAGCAACGCCTTAGCGCAGGTAGTGTGGCGGGGAGGAATAAGATTGAAGCCAAATTGGATATTGTCCGCACATACTTTATGAACGTTTGGAACATCGATTTGGACGAATTGCGGGATGAAATATTGACTAGGCAAGCATCATTGCCCGATTTTGATCAACTATCCTTAAAATAGATAATTATGAAATTTAGATATATATTATTAGCACTATTGCTTCCGGTTTTTGTCTTCAATTCGTGTAAAAGGGAAACCGATCGCATTTTCGAAGAAAATGCTACGGTTCGAGTGAATGAAGCTATTCGCGAAACCTATGAGGTATTGCAATCCAATAAGGGTGGCTGGATGATGAAGTTTTATCCGAGTGATAATCAGGAGTTTGGTGGGTATACCATTTTTACCAAATTTTTGTCAAATGCACAGGTATCGATTGCCTCGGATCCTATCGCGGGAGTCCAAACAAGTAGTTATTCTGTCGTTCAGGAATCTGGCCCCGTATTGACCTTTGATGGTTACAATAAGAGTATACATTGGTTTTCTGAGCCCGGAATGGATAATGGGGGAATTGGGGCAGACGACACGGGGATGAAGGGTGACTTCGAATTTATCGTGTTGAAGGCAACTGCGGATTCAGTAGTGTTAAAAGGTAAGAAAAGTGGCTCACGGATATTAATGCAGCCGTTGGAGGAAGGGCAGTTTGAATCCCTTTCGTCAGAATATCAGGATGCTGCAAATTCATTTATCGAGTTTGGCGTATTTAAGCTGGAGGATGCCTCTGGAGAGATCCATCCTTTGGTTTATGATTCCAAAATGCGTGTGTTTCAGAATACTAAGGAGAACTCTGGCGAATTGCTTTCTTTCCGGGTAGTTCCAGGAGGATTAGAATTCTTTAAAACATACGTAATAGATGGGGTGTCATTTGATAACTTAGCTTTTCGGGAGCCAACCGATGATTATCCCTACGGATATTATACGGATAACGCAAATACCTTCAAGATTATGCCGGATGTTACTCCTCTAAATACTTGGTTCATGTCCAATCTTTGGGGAATGCGGTATAGTGGTCTTGGGGCAGAAGGCCAATCGTGGTGGGACGCGGGCCGCACAAGGT
This genomic window contains:
- a CDS encoding RNA polymerase sigma factor, with translation MNAVDPDKLLFSKYYRSLCYFAWQMVQDENLAEDLAQDAFVSYFQERGRIASDEKAIKAFLYAAIKYAVYNLSRKSKTVEKFWQRTGYQESDDIDYEHQVIRAEFMTAIHATLSTLPDGCQKIMTMSYVEGFSNEEIAEQLKISINTIKTQKKRGLRVLRSKLSSDYFSIVFALFLSNF
- a CDS encoding FecR family protein, producing MDTTPFDIADILVKKFKMISVSEEEALFLEFWLSKSVKNQALFNKLMQDGADFDSFWLDQLKEEEAWNSVQRKRQPRKYRFKIFAAAASMAVFLAFASYWFFVQSQEEQTRHIVEKVDGKEKHDVLPANLGAKIILANGRELQVEDTLDIVSDHKFTKSAIDGDEPIESNQMVYHTLLVPAANFFKLTLADGTAVWVNSKSELRFPTTFSGSERRVFLRGEAYFEVAKNAEKPFYVKTEDAEVKVLGTHFNVSTYGKASKTSLEEGRVEVSSNDKTVLVFPGQSVQWSNGELKVKPTNLQKDLAWKNNEFYFKEDNILNIAHQLKLWYDLEVSISTDVALDATYSGEIRRNVRLSEVLRMMAFVSDLDFKLNKNKLLITKK
- a CDS encoding SusC/RagA family TonB-linked outer membrane protein; translation: MKITTFLLLVFMTCAYAEGTAQKVTLSLKNAKLEDAFKRISDQTAYKFLYSDEVLKKSSRVNVDMRNANVLDVLRAVLPEDHFSFKIIAETISVTYKEAAVRTSLAAVQQSRVSGKVTGANGTALAGVSIGVKGTSSGTTTDENGNYSIAASEGSILTFRYVGYIAREVTVRVQQSINVQLVSEDQAIEEVVVTGMGQRVDKRLFTGATSQISGDAAQIGGQIDPSRGLEGRVAGVSVQNVTGTFGTAPKIRVRGATSIYGSSKPLWVVDGVIIEDVADVNADALSSGDALTLISSAVAGLNAHDIESFQILKDGSATSIYGARAMAGVIVITTKKGTAGRSSLNYTGEYTTRAIPRYSEFNIMNSQEQMSVYQDMYEKGYIRFANLPVASNTGVYGDLYRRIQSGEIYNDLFGDRHHVNNFLREAEYRNTDWFSELFQPSLQHNHSVSMSSGTEKSQYYSSLSALVDPGWTKRSGVNRYTGNLNANYNISDKLKLNIITNGSYRSQQAPGTLGQSTDVVFGEVKRDFDINPYAYAMNTSRTLDPNAFYTRNYAPFNILHELENNYMDVNVADLRFQGDLKWKVFSGLELGAFGSVRYQSTSQHHYVKDLSNQAMAYRAGISPENATIRDRNPFLYKDPDDPYARPISVLPEGGIYNRTDYTMFEQLFRFTAQFNKTFNQNHIVSAFAGSEITASDRNNTWFRGWGLQYELGESPFTDYRVFKRGQEENTPYYSVNRNSSNDPSSIRYKQAAFFTNLTYSFAGKYTLNGTFRYEGANKLGEATSARWMPSYNIAGAWNVHEEDFFQSLSPALSHLMLKASYSLTGDRGPSNVTNSFAVYGSYTPWRPTAGDSESGLQILDLANSELTYEKKHELNIGTSVGFLDNRINLEFDWFTRNNFDLIGFVNTQGLGGTISKMGNVADMKSNGAELSLTGNILRDGPFKWTSGLIYSNVKTEVTRLDTRSRVIDLITGSGFAVEGGPVRGLYSVPFSHLNDEGLPVFVGPDNEETITGIYFQERDRLDYLQYEGSIDPIHTGGWNNTFNYKNFSLNVFVTGSFGNVVRLNPVFKHEYNDLTASTKEFADRWMIAGDEDRTNIPSIATVGQNRAYSNNLQYAYNTYNYSSVRTAKGDFIRLRDVSLTYDLPKAWLSAWNVNSLGLRLNASNVFLIYADKKLNGQDPEFVNAGGVAAPLARQYTLTLRLGL
- a CDS encoding RagB/SusD family nutrient uptake outer membrane protein; this translates as MKRTNKLYIALALVCGLSFSSCNKFLDELPDNRATLDTEDKIDKMLVSAYPSTAYLVTAEFSSDNVDDYGVNNPYSERDLEQLFRWNDVTEETNDSPKRVWEACYSAIASANAALDAIQEKGNPTSLNPQRGEALAARANAHFILVNLFAQHYHKDHAATDLGVTYMMTSEVELDPKYERNTVQQVYDYMLQDLQEAIPLIDDSSYGSTPKYHMNTRAANALAARIALYMQDWEKAVSYANAAIGVNPASIMRNNDEISANAVGGVTDAAIYYNRSSINANLMLATAGTNHGLYFGAYYTGSRFAHGNLIASTETLLANAPFGRRASNGFKPRVFVYSGTNLDKSLLPRVSYMFEYTDVVAGIGYRRGAYAPFTTEETMLVRAEALIHLRRYDEAVVDMKRWIDNTLVSPPATFTVEGINTWANGMEYFTAQQPTPKKRLDPTMIPYESGTQENMLHALLFIRRFETMHMGLRWFDVKRYGIEIERRLVTSGTTIAAVETDTKLTVRDKRQALQLPLDVITAGLTPNPR
- a CDS encoding zinc-binding metallopeptidase — protein: MKLYSILLLSSLSLFSCSEDALETESVFVDKTVDKNDLDNYIENTFTKDYNIAIVYKFVEAESDLNYNLSPADYESSVRMTKLLYHLGIEPYDKVTGSKAFINSYFPKLLNYIGSPAYRNNGTFVLGTAEGGTKITLYALNSLDESSAADPDFLNDFYFHTMHHEFAHILHQTRDYPSAFNQIIGAGYVADSWSDIYDDRQDLATVISEGFISAYASKEANEDFVETYSFYITLSPAQWEQRLSAGSVAGRNKIEAKLDIVRTYFMNVWNIDLDELRDEILTRQASLPDFDQLSLK
- a CDS encoding DUF4302 domain-containing protein is translated as MKFRYILLALLLPVFVFNSCKRETDRIFEENATVRVNEAIRETYEVLQSNKGGWMMKFYPSDNQEFGGYTIFTKFLSNAQVSIASDPIAGVQTSSYSVVQESGPVLTFDGYNKSIHWFSEPGMDNGGIGADDTGMKGDFEFIVLKATADSVVLKGKKSGSRILMQPLEEGQFESLSSEYQDAANSFIEFGVFKLEDASGEIHPLVYDSKMRVFQNTKENSGELLSFRVVPGGLEFFKTYVIDGVSFDNLAFREPTDDYPYGYYTDNANTFKIMPDVTPLNTWFMSNLWGMRYSGLGAEGQSWWDAGRTRFTNNNYTLNYVYLGHVTQGRRGFYVDLTVGGQNSTAYFIYNMTPVPGTVDEVTLSFGGSYYSSAAFQLTYWNNAIIYLVQMLNSKTFKITSDVLEKPSKILLTDKADPDNTIVLELEDFSNPLVN